The sequence AAAACATCGCCACGGCCCGGGAGTAGGCAGCGGCGATCGAAATCGTTGTCCTAAATATGAAGCCCTAAAGAAGTGCATTCCACGCCTTACGTCAGGAATGGATCCCGGAGGGCATTATGGGGCGAGTTACCAGCCGCTCCGGCGGGAGGGCGAGGGGACGCGTTCGAGCGGGGCGACGGCGGCGCGCGCGGGTGCGATCTGCCCTGGCGGCGGCAATACCCGACGCGTTGTCCAGTACCGTGCGCTCCAGTAAGGGTCCGAAAGGGACGACACCGCCACCCCCATGCTTCGGGAAACGTGCAAAAACTCCCCATTGCTCAGGTAGATGCCCACATGGCGCGTCCGCTTACTCGGGCGAAAAAAGACGAGGTCACCCGTGGTCAGCGCTTGTTGGGGCACGGCCTCTCCGATCAGCACCTGACGCTCCGTGGTCCGTGGGACATCCGTGCCGAATGCCTGGCGGTAGATGGATTGCACCAGTGCGGAGCAGTCGATGCCGCGGGCATCTGTGCCGCCCAGTCGGTGCGGCGTGCCGGCCCAGCGCTCGGCTTCGGCGCGCAGCAACCGTTCACGCTCCACGACCAAAGGCAACCGCGGCGGCATCTCCTCGTCGGCGGCCGGCCCAGGCCCACGTGTCGTGGGAACCGTCACGGTACACCCTGTGAGCACGGCCACGAGGAGCGTCTCGGTGAGCAGTGTCCGGGTCTGCTGCAGTCTGCTTCGGGTGCACATACGACGCATCATGGCGGCAAAAGCCTGAATTCATCCAGGATCGACGAAACAAGCCGTCTGGAGGGCGTTAGAATACCTGACGACCGCTGTAACCGGAACGGCCGCGGAAAGTGCCCAAGGCGCTTTATCCGGCCGCCGGTCGCCCGCAATGTACGCCATGGCGGCGATGCATCCTCCGGTATTCTCACGCAAGCTCAGGCTCACATGAAATCATCATCAGCACTTTCGCTTCTCGCCTCCGCCGCATCTGGCTTTGCGCTGGGCGTGGCGGCCGGACT is a genomic window of Rhodothermales bacterium containing:
- a CDS encoding NlpC/P60 family protein: MMRRMCTRSRLQQTRTLLTETLLVAVLTGCTVTVPTTRGPGPAADEEMPPRLPLVVERERLLRAEAERWAGTPHRLGGTDARGIDCSALVQSIYRQAFGTDVPRTTERQVLIGEAVPQQALTTGDLVFFRPSKRTRHVGIYLSNGEFLHVSRSMGVAVSSLSDPYWSARYWTTRRVLPPPGQIAPARAAVAPLERVPSPSRRSGW